One Papio anubis isolate 15944 chromosome 9, Panubis1.0, whole genome shotgun sequence genomic window carries:
- the CABP1 gene encoding calcium-binding protein 1 isoform X2, translating into MGNCVKSPLRNLSRKMCQEEQTSYMVVQTSEEGLAADTELPGPLLMLAQNCAVMHNLLGPACIFLRKGFAENRQPDRSLRPEEIEELREAFREFDKDKDGYINCRDLGNCMRTMGYMPTEMELIELSQQINMNLGGHVDFDDFVELMGPKLLAETADMIGVKELRDAFREFDTNGDGEISTSELREAMRKLLGHQVGHRDIEEIIRDVDLNGDGRVDFEEFVRMMSR; encoded by the exons ATGGGCAACTGTGTCAAGTCTCCACTGAGAAATCTCTCAAGGAAG ATGTGCCAGGAGGAACAGACCAGCTACATGGTGGTTCAGACAAGCGAGGAGGGGCTGGCGGCCGACACCGAGCTCCCAGGACCGCTCCTGATGCTGGCCCAGAACTGCGCAGTCATGCACAACCTGCTGGGCCCTGCCTGCATTTTCCTGCGCAAGGGCTTCGCTGAGAACAGGCAGCCT GATAGATCACTGCGACCAGAGGAAATCGAAG AGCTCCGAGAGGCCTTCAGAGAATTCGACAAGGACAAGGATGGCTACATCAACTGCCGGGACCTGGGCAACTGCATGCGCACCATGGGCTACATGCCCACTGAGATGGAGCTCATCGAACTGTCCCAGCAGATCAACATGAACC TGGGTGGCCACGTAGATTTTGATGACTTCGTGGAGCTAATGGGGCCTAAACTCCTGGCAGAGACAGCAGATATGATTGGTGTAAAGGAACTGCGAGATGCTTTCCGAGAG TTTGACACCAATGGTGATGGGGAAATAAGCACCAGTGAGTTGCGAGAGGCTATGAGGAAGCTCCTGGGCCATCAGGTGGGACACCGAGACATAGAGGAAATTATCCGAGATGTGGACCTCAATGGGGATGGACGAGTGGACTTTGAAG
- the CABP1 gene encoding calcium-binding protein 1 isoform X3, which translates to MGNCVKSPLRNLSRKDRSLRPEEIEELREAFREFDKDKDGYINCRDLGNCMRTMGYMPTEMELIELSQQINMNLGGHVDFDDFVELMGPKLLAETADMIGVKELRDAFREFDTNGDGEISTSELREAMRKLLGHQVGHRDIEEIIRDVDLNGDGRVDFEEFVRMMSR; encoded by the exons ATGGGCAACTGTGTCAAGTCTCCACTGAGAAATCTCTCAAGGAAG GATAGATCACTGCGACCAGAGGAAATCGAAG AGCTCCGAGAGGCCTTCAGAGAATTCGACAAGGACAAGGATGGCTACATCAACTGCCGGGACCTGGGCAACTGCATGCGCACCATGGGCTACATGCCCACTGAGATGGAGCTCATCGAACTGTCCCAGCAGATCAACATGAACC TGGGTGGCCACGTAGATTTTGATGACTTCGTGGAGCTAATGGGGCCTAAACTCCTGGCAGAGACAGCAGATATGATTGGTGTAAAGGAACTGCGAGATGCTTTCCGAGAG TTTGACACCAATGGTGATGGGGAAATAAGCACCAGTGAGTTGCGAGAGGCTATGAGGAAGCTCCTGGGCCATCAGGTGGGACACCGAGACATAGAGGAAATTATCCGAGATGTGGACCTCAATGGGGATGGACGAGTGGACTTTGAAG